The sequence below is a genomic window from Rudanella lutea DSM 19387.
GCCAGTAGGAGCGTTTATCTGGCCCGCGTAGTGCCCCATATCAACGTAAAGAAACCGTTCGTTGGCAGGTCCTTGCGCATAAGGCCCGTAAAAGGTAAGCTCCCCCGTTCGGTTCTCTTTCAGGGTAAGCTCAACCTCAAAACAAAGATCGTCAGTACCAGCTAGTTGCTTTTGGACAGTTTCATACTTAGTGCCACTCCCTTTTTGCAGACCATACATAAGGCCAGAAACTGGTTTTTGGATACTAATTCGGATCGTAATTGTTTGTTCTCCCATGGTTATGGTATACCAAGAAGTAGGTTGTATGAAAACCAGCTTATTAACCCACAATATCTGCCAATCCTTTGAACAGGTTCAGCGGATATTCGGCCCAGCGGTTGCACAAATACAGGTACCATTCTTTGCCATATACTACATACATACGGCAGGCATAGCCTCTGTCTTTAAAAAGGGTAAGCGCTTCGTTGCCGATACCGAGCAACCGCTCCAGTACATAGTTGGTGGCTTTGTATTGGTCGATAAGCTTCACCGCTTCTTCGTGTATTTTCTCGTGATGGGAGGCAATAGAGCAGGGGTGGTTTTTCGAAAGTAGTTGATCCACATAGTGCAGATAGACCTCGTCAAGCTCATTGCCTCTCGGCATTGACTGGTTGGCGGGCGTATGGTAGGCCCCTTTCACCATCCGAATACTACCCGGTAATTGGGACAATTCCGTGAAATCATCTTTAGTCCGGTAGAGATACGCCTGTACGGTGATGCCCAGATTTGAATGGGTTTTCAGTGTCTCTTTATAGATGTCAATAATCGAGTCGGTTCTGTCTGTTCCTTCCATACTGATTATGACTTCTTTATCGGCCTGGGCCGCCTGTGAACATATCCGCCGTAGGTTATGCTTCGCCAGGTCGTTTGACACGAGCATCCCGATATGTGATAAATCTAACGAGATAGAGGAGTTCAGCTTTTCCTCGTGGATAGCGCTGGCGAGGTTCACAAACTCATCCGTTGCCTCATTCGCGTCTTTTTCCGTACGGATGCTCTCGCCCATGTAGTCGGTAGTCACCGAGAAACCATCACGGTTTAGCTGTTGGATCGAGAGAATAGTCTCCGCCAATGTCTCTCCGCCGATGTACCGATTGGCCGCTTTTTTTAAGGTCTTGAAGAGTTTCTCGTTTGTAAGTATAAAGTTTTTAGCCTCTTCATTCAGGGCTGCTTTTTTTAGTGCCTCTGCTCCAATGGTCAATAAATTATCCACTTGTTTTGGCTCGTATTTGAATGGGTTCTCTATTTTTTTTCTCGTTGTCAACGCCAAAGCCTGTCTGTTCTCAGCTAAGCGTTTCTACTACGAAATCCGGCTCCAGTTGTTGTCTTTGCGGTTTTTGAGCCGGTCCAGATGGTTGCGGATAGGCGTGTGCTGTGGCAGCACGAGGTGTGGGTCGAGGTCCAGAATCTGCTGCGCCGACTCGCGGGCGGCCGTTAGCACAGCTCCGTCTTTCGCGAGGTCGGCAATCATCAGGTCCATGATACCGCTTTGAGCCGTGCCGGTGAGGTCGCCGGGGCCGCGTAGCTGCAGGTCGACGTCGGCAATTTCGAAACCGTTATTGGTCCGTACCATGGTTTCGAGCCGGGTGCGGGTATCGGTGCTGAGTTTGTAGCCCGTCATCAGGATACAATACGACTGATCGGCCCCCCGGCCCA
It includes:
- a CDS encoding DUF5990 family protein, with translation MGEQTITIRISIQKPVSGLMYGLQKGSGTKYETVQKQLAGTDDLCFEVELTLKENRTGELTFYGPYAQGPANERFLYVDMGHYAGQINAPTGGRLKVPLPNIDDTLKQGALHGSVLRARVAGRKEQNGSPNTGTVKPLGGWEIEK
- a CDS encoding proline dehydrogenase family protein is translated as MTTRKKIENPFKYEPKQVDNLLTIGAEALKKAALNEEAKNFILTNEKLFKTLKKAANRYIGGETLAETILSIQQLNRDGFSVTTDYMGESIRTEKDANEATDEFVNLASAIHEEKLNSSISLDLSHIGMLVSNDLAKHNLRRICSQAAQADKEVIISMEGTDRTDSIIDIYKETLKTHSNLGITVQAYLYRTKDDFTELSQLPGSIRMVKGAYHTPANQSMPRGNELDEVYLHYVDQLLSKNHPCSIASHHEKIHEEAVKLIDQYKATNYVLERLLGIGNEALTLFKDRGYACRMYVVYGKEWYLYLCNRWAEYPLNLFKGLADIVG